ATAACCAGGAGCCCTGATATTCTCTTGCATCTATAAAATGGTAATATCCCTTCAACACTATGTATAGCgattaattgaagaaaaaccCGAAACAAAATTTATAGATATACTGGTTAGTTTTTTCTTCCCTTGATTAACTTTCAATGGCAGGTTTCGTACGAGGTTTTGCCAACATGATCGATGGAGGTGATAGCAACCGAAGTGTGGCAACTCAGCCTCAATCAAATCCCAACAATAACATGATGAATGGTACTCCATTCCCTCCTCTTCAACCTCCTGCAGCTGGCCTTCTAAATGGAGACAATCAAAAGCTGTTTGGAGTTACCAACAACACCAACATAAAATTGAAGGGCGATGGTAATGGAGCATTCACGCTTGGCTACTTCAAATGAATCACAACTCTAGCCGTTTAAATGGCCTTCctacatataaaaaacaaaGGCTACAACTACCATAAAATTGAAGGGCGATGGTAAAGGAGCATTCACGCTTGGCTACTTCAAATGAATCACAACTCTAGCCGTTTAAATGGCCTTCCTACATATAAATAGCAAAGGCTACAACTACAACTACAACCACTTTCACCTAGCCTTGTCCTAGCCACATGATTATGTAATATTATCAACAAGCTTATAACTAGTTAATTACGTTACTATAACATAAGAATTCACTTACCAGTTTGTTTATATTTTGTCTTTTAAGTTCTTCTAGATGTCTCCTAAATAGAATGAAATAGAATATTTTGTCATTTGCTTTCATTCTATTGcatcttattttaaatatcgattcaccaaaaaaaacattaaacaatccaaataataaaaacttatcattttttttcaaactaattCATTTAATTCCAATCAAATCAATCCAAACATAACGTTAAGTGCATGACAAGACTTTTGTTACACATCCttacgtttttttttattattattggattACACATCCTTACGTTAAATGCTAAGGATTGCCCTTTCATAAATGTCTTGGAGCTCAAATAAGAAATGCGAATTTCTTTCATAACCCATAAACTAAAGGATTGGACCATTAACTGCGTCAACATAATTGTTTAGGGAGATTAAACAGTGATCACAAATACTTAATTATGAACGTCCTCACACTAGCCaagttttatatatacaaataaagtTTCTCATCCATCCAAGAGTGAAGAATTTGATATGCTCAACTCCCCAATGTTGAACCTTGACTATTAAGAGTCCTAGTCTCTCCAACGGTAGCCACAAGTTGGGTTGCAGCAAACAAAAATGAGGGCCATGCCTTCTTCCCCTTTTACTGGTGCCTACATACATTCAGAAATTTCAGAACACCCCGAACTAGCTAAAACATGGTTTCTGAACATGAAGGCTGAAGTTTTACGATAACTAAATTGCAATCAAAAGAGCGTCAACTTCAATGTTACTTCAACGGGGATTAGAACATTTCAGATTCAAGGCGTTAGTTACAATGAAACTTCCTTCACCTACACATCATATATGCATTAATATTTGTGTACAGATATGTATGTTAGAATTTAACGGCTTAAGTAATTCGTGGACATTTGCAAATAATAGGAGTGACCTCATTGAGGTGCACTGTCCGGTGTTCAGTTAAGGAACTAATTTAgcatttcaaaaagaaagtggcttaccttaaatataaaaacttcCAATGCatcaaaaaaacaaattaatttaattactggGTAAAATATTATGAGAAAATATAACCATAATATTCCATCTTCTGATTTTAGTGATGaaactttaatatatatacatatatatatatatatggtcatTAAATTActagtttgtttttttgtttctctgCCATAGTTAGTAGGACTTAACCTTGAAAAAGACAGCTTCTCCATGATTGCATTGAGAGCAGCGAACAGACTTGGTGCGAGGAAGTGTTGGATCTGCAGCTACATTTTCCAGCTCTCGAGTGCGCCGTTGAACAGAATGATGTATCTTATTTCTATACACAACGTTACTATCGGCAATCTCCTGCTCAACAGTGGAAAATGGATCAAACAGGCATGTCCAAACTTAACTAATAAcatcaaaagtcaaaactggATGTGGTcccttgaaataatttttttcaaaagaaaaacaagagtgtCAATTTGTTATggcaaaaacaataaaatgtaaAGAACTTTCTTGCCTTGCTTACTTGGTATTTCCTTAGttgtataaaacaaaatatgatcaCCAAAGCACCAAATGCTGACAAGACAGGTATGTTATtgaagatttttaaataaaaaaatcttttatgaaTGGTCCAGTATCTGATAGTTGAATTGAGATTCAAATCATGAATCAGAAGACCTATTTATTTACCAAATTGTGAATCGTAAGATTTACGATCAACAATAAAACATAACATATACAATTAATAAAGACATATAAAAACACAAATTCATAGTCAATAACTAAAAATCATAAATCTAGGAGCATTTTAACATAAAGAAACATAACAAAAGTCATATATTAAGTTAAAAATGCAATAtccatgaaattttaatttaaaagcaaCTCTTAAGCCCAAGGAACGACGGCAAGAGATGTGATATATCAAAGGCACTGTTAGTCAATGCTCAATTTTCTTTTGACATGAAATGGAAACACAATGATTCGCTATGAAAATGCATATGGCATGAGAATGATGAAGTCGGAATAAAAAAGCAACAGCAACTTATAGAAGCCAGATACCTCTGCAAACATAAGTCAATTGCGAgtgaaagcaaaa
This region of Glycine max cultivar Williams 82 chromosome 7, Glycine_max_v4.0, whole genome shotgun sequence genomic DNA includes:
- the LOC100806190 gene encoding DNA-directed RNA polymerases II, IV and V subunit 9A, coding for MSSMKFCRRCNNVLYPTEDKEEKLLLYACRNCNHEEIADSNVVYRNKIHHSVQRRTRELENVAADPTLPRTKSVRCSQCNHGEAVFFKAPVKGEEGMALIFVCCNPTCGYRWRD